The Aspergillus oryzae RIB40 DNA, chromosome 5 genome segment GTCAGCCCTCCAGCACATTCCATGCCTTCTCGAGTCCATCCGGTCAACCAAGGTTcccccccaccaccaaactCCTGATCGAACTCAAGGGCAGAACCTGATCAATCCGTAGAAACGATATACCTATCATATCATATCCGTGCGCCAGGGCATGTAGCACAACAGAGATCAATATCTGATCATGAGAACGATGCAGTGTAAAGCAAGGGCAACGCTCCCCCTGTACCGTACACACCTCATTGTGATCTGACCCCAGGCGTTCATGGTTCATGACTAGTTTCCTTTATAAATAGCATAGCATCAGGATTGATCGAGATAAAACCCAGAGCGAGTTACTCTCGCATGACCAGTCACCCCCCCCATGATCACTATTACTGCTAGTTCTCCAATAATTCCAGCCATATCAGTATCTTCCGGCCAATAATGGCCCACCGTCGTTTACCCCCTTCATGCAGTCTAAAGTTACACGTCAATCCCACGAGGGGTCTATTCCTCGTGGAGCATGAGTCCCCTTTTAACTTCGAACTCGACTGTCGAAATTGGTTAGTTCCCTACTAAACAGGAGATGCTCGGTCCATTTGGGTAATCTGTCACTAGACAAACTTCATATCTAGATGATCTATGATCGTGAGATGATACCGCGTAGAGGTCCTTGCTACGAGGGTCGTCTCTGTGTatccctctccttccctACCTCATCTCTTTCGAATGTTTGTCTATTCCCTTAACTTCGGCTTACTTTCCTCGTATCATTGTTTGTCTTACAGAGTGTGATTGATAACCATGACACCGTAAGCACAAGCCACCCAAACAAAGGTGTCAGCCACTTTCCACAAGACAAGCACGTACCCTAGAAGtatatcaaacaaaacacaacTATCATACACCCCAAACCCTCCCAAAGAAATCTTCAGCCAAATCAGAACATCCATCTAAACCCACATCACCAGATAGTATCTACCACCTCGCCAACAATGTAGTCGAAACAAGCCTCGTCAGGCCAACCACAAGCCCAACATACGGATAGAGTTGGTTCCCCTCTATGACCGCCACATGAGATCATACGATGGTATCAATACTACGGGGTGAAACGATACGGTGGTTTCAGCTGAGGCTTAGTGAGCCCCATGGGTATACTTAGGATCAAAGTGGTGCTTTTCGcgggttggttggttggtgaggtaggtggtggtggtggctggcTGGTGGGTTACTTTCTTCCTTAGGTATCTTTTCTCGAATTCACCTGTGCTTTTTGATGGCCAGCTAGGCTATATGTAGTAGGAGGTGGTAGTATCTTGGGATCTGGTGTGATGCGGCGTGGGGAACtaaaggagagaagaatgttATGGGTATGGTTTCTGGGGGaaggtatgtacagtatgcaCTTATGGCTTTCGGGAGGGTGTTGGATTGTTAAGATGATTGGGagagagatgagatgagatgagatagGTTTCTTTATGTATTACTTAGTAGGTACTTTTGCGGTCTCGCCGGACTTGGTGATACGTGGGTTGCATTCTGGCTGGTTGATAAGATGTGTTTTGGAGTTAGGCATACTTGTCACTAAGATAGCTTGTATTATGGAAGATCTACAGAGTGTGGTGCTCTGCAGGTCATACTGTTTTAGGAAGATGCGTATGCATAGGGTGCCGACATACATCCGTTATCCGAAATGAGCCGGCCAGAGTCAGGTCGTACAGTCGGCGTCAAAGAGATTAATTAGAGCGGGAAGGTCCCCTTTTTTGTTgctattttctttgtttgttgGGAAATTATGTACGCCCGTAAATTGGTTAGGAAGTATTGCAGAAGTTTTGTGCAATGGTGATGTTGTGCTTCTTGGTGGGTGTGATTGGTCCGTGGGGTGGATCGTTGGATGATGGTTCCCGGATTGGGGTATTTAATGTGAAACGCTTACTTGAAACGGACCGCGCGTCGTTGATCCTACGGGAATATAGATGGTAGATGCTGGTGATTAGTGAGAAGCTTAATGAGAATTGGGTAGTAATTTCTATCTAGAACTTGACTCATGATATTCCTGCATAATCACAGATGCGCTAATCTCCAAGAGCAAGGGGCCGGAAACGGCCCGGAAATTCTATTTTTACAAAATGCATGGAAAAAGCCTCCTGATaaagggagagggaaaaaaaggaaaaaagaaaaatgatgGGAAGAGATGTTGACTCGTGAACTTCCTCTGGAAGAGGAGTATAGCCAGGTAAGCAAGGGACAACAAGATAAGCTCTTCGCTGAAAAACCACCAGTTCCGATCTTTGACTGCGCCGATACAACGCCAGGCAAATGAACAATCAAAAATAGGGATGTCGAAGGAATCAGTTGACGAAAGAGGTACATCTAGGACCACCCTTCAGTTTAAaacctttttttgtttccttatCTCGTAAATGGGTAGTGCTCTTCCGTTCTTGGTGGTATGACAGCAATTAGAACCTGAAATGAATAAAGAGAGCGAACATAACAAAGATGAAAATAATGTGCAAGAACGGAAAGACTCCACAGATCTAAGGTCCAGCCTCAGTATCGGTTGTGTGGTTTCTCATTCGATCCGTAGACCAAAAGATCAGTGATGTTTCCTGACATTGTAGTCCTTGATACCGGCACCGCCACCACCCTTGGGTCCAAGCCAAACGATCTCGATGACACTATggccttcatcctcttcacGCACGTACCACTGGTGTACATTGTCACCCACAACGTAAGCTTCCCTCAAGAGCCAACGGTCCTTGAGGACACCATCGTGTTCCTTAGGACGAAGAGGTCCCAGACGCTCTTCGTAACCACGAGGATCCTCTTCCCAAGTCTTCTCCGTGTGGTCGAAgtcaatggcatcatcaGGAGTGTTTTCGCCATAGGTGTACTTGACGAGAGAATATCCGTTGGTGAAGACCCAGAATGTACGGGTGCTCTTGCCGGTGGAGTTATTGACAATCTCTTCCTGGTCAAACACCCAGCGACGGAGCACTGACCGGCGACCGGCGGCCGCTGCCACGGTCGTCATCTTGACAACGTCCTTAGTGTACCAACTGTTCCAGTGGTGGAGGGACTCAATCTTCCGGCCCGACTCGTACACGCCGTCAACCTCACCCTTCATGTCCATCTGGTAAAGAGAGGGCCAAAGGGTAAGGGGAGTATCTCCGTATCTCTGGATGCACTGTCCGAGCTTCTGGTCTCCAGGCTGCTCACCCCAGGACTGACATTCGTCGTAATATTCTTCGAGAACGTCAAGGAGAGGCTTAGACACGAAAACACCAGCACCGCCAAAGGCAATGTGACCAAAGGTGTCAACCTGCCAGTGGGCTTCCGACAGGGAGCCGATATAGTGCTTCTTGGTCACATCGAAAAGCTTCAGCTCCTCGGCGACAGTGGGAAGGGACAACCAGAAAGTGTCATCGTCAATGAAGCTAACCCATTGGGTCTGGGGGCGCTTGGTACGGATGTGATTGGCGAACGCCTCAACCAGGCCGAAATAACGAGCAGTGAAATCGAGAGGGGACTGAATGAGTGTCAAGTCCAAGCCACGGTTACGGAAGTAGGTCTCTTGCTTGGGGATGTCGTCGTCGGATTCCGGTACCAACACGATGATACCGGCCTTGGTGTTTCCGTAGGAGTagaggagggaaggaagcaAGCGGTCCAAACGGTCAGCAGTCGTGGCCAAACCAAACAGAAGCTTGTCCGTCTCATCAACGTCATGGTCGGCGGCTACATTAACATCGATGATGGGAGGGCAGGAAatatcctcgtcctcgttgTCCGGGGAGACAACCATACCGCGCTCCATGACGGTCATGGGCGGGAGCACAGGGATATCAATTTCCTCCAGCGAGCTGAATTCAGTCTTAGGGCTCACGTGGTGAGGACGGAAGTACGCGCGGGTATAGTTCTTGCGAGGCAGCCACTCAGTGAAAGGCAGGGGAGGCATAACACTAGGGTCCGCATCGCACATTTTCGCCGTCGGGGCTGATGATGGCTGTAGCTGAATCTGAGGAGTACCAGCTGACGTAGTCACCCGGTCGACGGGATGCTTGAATCGAAGGAACGCTGCACGATCATAACGCTCAATGcaccaaaagaagaagcctaTTGAAAATAGGGCGATGAGAGGGAAGACGGTCCTAGTGCGGAAAATCGGCATCTTGGGCGAATTATTAAAGGAGTTGTTCTTAAGCATGAAAACGATTGTAGAAACTGGTCGACAGCAAGAATATTATATCACTGGTTGTATCAAAGGGACATCGACAGAATAAAGTCGTCTATTGGGTCCGCTATCGCACAAATGTCACCAGAGAAATCAGCCGAGATTCGACGAactgaggatggaaagagCGTAGATGGCGAATAGaaattttatataaaaaaattTCCACGGCCTAGAATAACTGGCAACGAAAGTCTGGCAGCGTCGAGACCTGCGACACGGTCACAAAAAAGGAGGTGGTTCGGGTTGAAAGGCCCGGTGAAATTATTCGGTCGCCCCGTCGTGATGGGGAAACAGCAGCCGAAGGGAAGTATAGAGGCCGACAGCAAGAAAAACAGCACAACTGGACGACGAGTCCAGGGCTTAAAAGATCAATCGGaattggaggaggaaagaggactTGAGGGCGATGTCGAGCCTTTGAggggtgaggaggagaaaagaagaagagaagagaggagggagggggaggaagtatgaagagaatggatgaggaaaggatgaagacagGAGACAGAAAGTGTTCCTAAGTGGGAATGCCGAATAATGGACCACGGGTTGAAATGGGGCCTAAGCTCCTCCACTGGGTAATTTAATCTGCAAAATATTAAGCTCAACTCCGCTGTAATTTTCCACTGCACTTCAAAGAGGTTTCAGATGTATCGATGGTCGAGAAACCGACCTTAATCTCGAGGTAGGGTTTTCGAGGGTG includes the following:
- the gfsA gene encoding glycosyltransferase family 31 protein (predicted protein), with translation MLKNNSFNNSPKMPIFRTRTVFPLIALFSIGFFFWCIERYDRAAFLRFKHPVDRVTTSAGTPQIQLQPSSAPTAKMCDADPSVMPPLPFTEWLPRKNYTRAYFRPHHVSPKTEFSSLEEIDIPVLPPMTVMERGMVVSPDNEDEDISCPPIIDVNVAADHDVDETDKLLFGLATTADRLDRLLPSLLYSYGNTKAGIIVLVPESDDDIPKQETYFRNRGLDLTLIQSPLDFTARYFGLVEAFANHIRTKRPQTQWVSFIDDDTFWLSLPTVAEELKLFDVTKKHYIGSLSEAHWQVDTFGHIAFGGAGVFVSKPLLDVLEEYYDECQSWGEQPGDQKLGQCIQRYGDTPLTLWPSLYQMDMKGEVDGVYESGRKIESLHHWNSWYTKDVVKMTTVAAAAGRRSVLRRWVFDQEEIVNNSTGKSTRTFWVFTNGYSLVKYTYGENTPDDAIDFDHTEKTWEEDPRGYEERLGPLRPKEHDGVLKDRWLLREAYVVGDNVHQWYVREEDEGHSVIEIVWLGPKGGGGAGIKDYNVRKHH